gagccaggAAGGGCAAAGATACTTCGAAGGAATCTTCTAAGTTAACAGAAGGAAGAAACAATTGTATGCTAATCTAGACAGCTATTTTTAATTATCAAAAAGTTAGTGGTTTATCAAGAATGTGTTTGCtagaatttttctttatcaaaCACCCTATCTCTTTTGTCAGCTTGTTAAAAATAGCCATTACAGTAACAACAGCAGACTCAAATGTGCAAATGATCTGGAGTACAGAGTTCTAGCATCACTGAAGGTGCACTACTTCCTCCCTGACACTCCTACTCTACCcccaaaaatacataaacataattaattaaatataagCAGTAATTTCCAGAGGTTGAGAAAGGAAGGGTAAATTTCACGTGGCTGTGCTACACTCAAACAGGGACTTAAAAGAATCCCTccaacagcatttaaaaaaaaaatagcaccTTAAAGAGGGTCACAGCCAAAAACTGATTATCAGATGTTAGAGCAGTGGCAGAGTAAGGTATGAAGAAGTCAGTAGACTTCtcccaagaaaaaaatactaaagaaGCTGACTGGACCATTCCAGCTAAGGGGCTCCCTCAGATGCTGGAggcctgctcctgctcaccctcctCTGCAAAAAAGGCTTCAAGGTCCATTAGCTTCTGACTCAGAAGAACATCTAACTCTGCACTCTGCAGTGCAGCTCTTTTTGCTCGGGTGAAACTCCCCACTGCTTTCACTTTGCCCCGTGTCTTCCTTTTCCGGGGAAGGGTAAAGTCCTGAAACTCCAGAATCCGCTTTCTCTTTTGCTGGCTGACAGAGATCAAGTGTCCGTTCTTCTCCTTGGGCTCCTCAAAGATTGTTTCCAAgctcctggtaaaaaaaaaggaacaaaaatcaTGAAAACCTTAGCAGCAGCCACCTTACTGACAGGGAGATTGGGGGATTTCATAACCCAGGTAAACACACTTCtaacttttatattttatatttacagcCCCTCcaacttttatattttatatttacagcCCCTCCACACCTCTTGTAATGTTATCTGTACCTTACACCTCCTACAATGCACATTACTGCCAGCTGAGTTATTGCTGCACAGACATTTGGGTAGAATCTCTTTGTATTTCAGTTCTAAAGCACAATTATAGAATCTTAACTTTACAGAATAAATAAGTTTGAGCATTTGATGACAGGCCACGATTGTAAGTATTTTAAAGAACATGTAATTCCCTTTGAATTTTGGAAAGTTAGTACTGTACTTTGATGGAGACTGGAATAAATGGAtaagtgaaaaaatatataaaaatccaTACTTAACCAGCTGCAAATTCTTAGTTCATATTCTATTTCACTTTTCAAAATCCAAACAGTAAAAGGTATTATTTTCAAATGAACTTTCTCTAGCAGTTTAAACTAGACCAATTTTAAGAATATATCTCCCTCTCATTTTTCATACACCTTTCATCTCCCCCCGCCCCCTAATAATTTACATTTAGGAAGGAGAACCAAcctggcaggaggaggggacTTGTAGTTCTTGTTTGTGTAAATTTCTTCTAAACTAAATTCTTTCTTCTTAAGCCTGAAAAAGTAATGACAAATCAATCTAGAAGGAAGAATCTCATAACAATCTCTCTTCACAGCAAGCAGATTTACAAGAAACAAGTACTGTTTGCATTCTGTGCCTAAATTAAATGCTAACTAATTATGCTTTAACTAACTGGGGACCAGGAGGAATGAAAAATGAGCTCATTAAGTGCATAATTTCATAGTGTTTTATAAGGTTGGTATCAAGACTTGCCCTTTCTGCAGAGATCAATATTCCTTCCAGCATTCATTCTGTGATGCTTTGAAATATTGATGCTCAAAAGGGGAAATGCCCTTCACCTTTTTGTGAAAGCTGAGAAGTCTTACAGTTTAACAGATTAATACTTCATCTCTTGAGACTGATTTTAGTTATTGACAGTTACCCAGCTGATCTGTGAAGAAATGCATCCCTTTGTCAAAGGTGGTACCTGTGTTTAGGACAGAAGTCACACTAGATGAAATATGACTAACCTGACCAGTATGACTAGCAGGCACACTGGATGATTGACTGGAAAACTTTATCAACATCTGGCACTGTGATTCCCCACACTTTCACTGAGCTAATGCTTCCCTAAGATCATACCCCAaacaaagaaactgaaaaactCCAACACAATTTGCATCAACAGAACTTCCTAACAGATCACTTCATCTCACTGTGCACTGCAGGTTgattcattttcactttattaaTAAAAACTCCTTTCTTCTTTAGAAAAATGATTGCATTGCAGCTTGCTTTTTCACATTTTGCCTAAACTCCAGGCAGTAGTTTTGATCCAGTTGATAGAGCTGTGTCAATCATTTCTTGTAAAGGAAGTAAACATCAGATGTCACTCAACTGGGGCTGTATAAAATAGTGGTGGTAAGAGAAGCATTTATTGAAATGATTACACTCAAATGCTTTGAGTCCATTTCAGAGGCACTGCTCACCTTTTTGGTTTGGGCAGTCCCATTGGAGTAAGGTTAGGGTCTGGCTTAGGAACAGTTTTCCTGATTCGgatctgtgagactttctttgGCCTCTTTTCTGGCTCAGTCTTAagaaagaaagatggaaaagttaaaaacaaagaaattaaaaccatACTAGTCAACAGAATTCTCTTTTATTCTgaatatacattatatatggAATAAACATGCCTCTCTGGTTTGCCACCTtctttctctgcagcagcacagagtaGGACCTGCACTCTGTTTTCTCTCCTCATCTTTAACAGTCACTTGATAAtatccagcagcagcttcagcttCTGGAGAACCAGAGTCTGAGAGatctaaaatataaaatgaactcacttttttcagttctgtgtCATCTTGGGATCTCAGACAGGCTGGAacagaagcatctgcttcaTCAAGGGCAGGGATGTGGAGCTCAGATGCTGAAAGCCTGGGGGGAGATGGCAATGGCTCTGGAAGTGTGTGAGGCTttggggatggaggagggaaTGAAGTTTCCAGACTGTAACAGAGAAAAGGGGAACATGAATGTAGATTGATACCCAAGTGATAATGCAACAGCACTCCATGCTCTCAGGAGATGTTCCTAAATTGCAATATGGGCACGAAACCCCAACACATTTCACAGAAATGGCCCAAGTGAATGAACTCTGGCACACACATACAGCCCAAACCTGCTGCATCCCACATTGATACTGACACCACCTAAATTGCCAGAGCATTTGAACATGTCATTTAAAACCCCACTCTCTTCCTTTTCATACAGCTAAACAGTATACAGCTCTATATATGAACTGACAGAAAGGGATCAATCCTCCTTTTCTACCAGCAAATTTCTTTGACACAACTATTAATCACACTTTTTGTTTACAGATAAAATATAGCTGATACCTGCCATCCCTGCACTTAGAAGGAACAGAAGGAAGTTTCAGCACCTATCATCCAGTTGCTAAGGCAGAAAGGACTTCTATCCAAGTAAGGAGTCAAACTTCTATAGTTTCACATATTCATTTCATAAGAAGTGGCACAACATGGTTGAAAGTAACAGAACTTTCTGTCCAATGTTTTATGTGGTGTTTGCATAACTGCCCCTCCACTCCTCCATTACATCACCCAGCTTACCTCACCCACTTCCTAATCAGAAAGCTGTTCTGGGAGTGAACTGCCAAAAGCTGAAAGCCAAAATGACATTACAATGGCTTTCTGAGGAAGGTTATGATCCCACTACTCAGAGTAAATACCAACACCCCAGATACTCACTGTATTGCATGgcctgcaggctgcagtgctCCCATACTCTGCACAGGTGAGTGTGGTAACATGGCACAGCTGGGTCaaagaggaatgaaaaaaaacaaaacaagacagaCAGAAATTAGGGCTACACTataaaaaggcaaaggaaaaattattagTATAAA
This is a stretch of genomic DNA from Ammospiza nelsoni isolate bAmmNel1 chromosome 18, bAmmNel1.pri, whole genome shotgun sequence. It encodes these proteins:
- the PRR14L gene encoding protein PRR14L isoform X3 — its product is MLPHSPVQSMGALQPAGHAIHLETSFPPPSPKPHTLPEPLPSPPRLSASELHIPALDEADASVPACLRSQDDTELKKTEPEKRPKKVSQIRIRKTVPKPDPNLTPMGLPKPKRLKKKEFSLEEIYTNKNYKSPPPARSLETIFEEPKEKNGHLISVSQQKRKRILEFQDFTLPRKRKTRGKVKAVGSFTRAKRAALQSAELDVLLSQKLMDLEAFFAEEGEQEQASSI